One genomic segment of Helicobacter pylori NQ4053 includes these proteins:
- a CDS encoding DNA-directed RNA polymerase subunit beta/beta': MSKKIPLKNRLRADFTKTPTDLEVPNLLLLQRDSYDSFLYSKDGKESGIEKVFKSIFPIQDEHNRITLEYAGCEFGKSKYTVREAMERGITYSIPLKIKVRLILWEKDTKSGEKNGIKDIKEQSIFIREIPLMTERTSFIINGVERVVVNQLHRSPGVIFKEEESSTSLNKLIYTGQIIPDRGSWLYFEYDSKDVLYARINKRRKVPVTILFRAMDYQKQDIIKMFYPLVKVRYENDKYLIPFASLDANQRMEFDLKDPQGKIILLAGKKLTSRKIKELKENHLEWVEYPMDILLNRHLAEPVMVGKEVLLDMLTQLDKNRLEKIHDLGVQEFVIINDLALGHDASIIHSFLADYESLKLLKQTEKIDDENALAAIRIHKVMKPGDPVTTEVAKQFVKKLFFDPERYDLTMVGRMKMNHKLGLHVPDYITTLTHEDIITTVKYLMKIKNNQGKIDDRDHLGNRRIRAVGELLANELHSGLVKMQKTIKDKLTTMSGAFDSLMPHDLVNSKMITSTIMEFFMGGQLSQFMDQTNPLSEVTHKRRLSALGEGGLVKDRVGFEARDVHPTHYGRICPIETPEGQNIGLINTLSTFTRVNDLGFIEAPYKKVVDGKVVGETIYLTAIQEDSHIIAPASTPIDEGGNILGDLIETRVEGEIVLNEKSKVTLMDLSSSMLVGVAASLIPFLEHDDANRALMGTNMQRQAVPLLRSDAPIVGTGIEKIIARDSWGAIKANRAGVVEKIDSKNIYILGEGKEEAYIDAYSLQKNLRTNQNTSFNQVPIVKVGDKVEAGQIIADGPSMDRGELALGKNVRVAFMPWNGYNFEDAIVVSERITKDDVFTSTHIYEKEVDARELKHGVEEFTADIPDVKEEALAHLDESGIVKVGTYVSAGMILVGKTSPKGEIKSTPEERLLRAIFGDKAGHVVNKSLYCPPSLEGTVIDVKVFTKKGYEKDARVLSAYEEEKAKLDMEHFDRLTMLNREELLRVSSLLSQAILEEPFSHNGKDYKEGDQIPKEEIASINRFTLASLVKKYSKEVQNHYEITKNNFLEQKKVLGEEHEEKLSILEKDDILPNGVIKKVKLYIATKRKLKVGDKMAGRHGNKGIVSNIVPVADMPYTADGEPVDIVLNPLGVPSRMNIGQILEMHLGLVGKEFGKQIARMLEDKTKDFAKELRAKMLEIANAINEKDPLTIHALESCSDEELLEYAKDWSKGVKMAIPVFEGISQEKFYKLFELAKIAMDGKMDLYDGRTGEKMRERVNVGYMYMIKLHHLVDEKVHARSTGPYSLVTHQPVGGKALFGGQRFGEMEVWALEAYGAAHTLKEMLTIKSDDIRGRENAYRAIAKGEQVGESEIPETFYVLTKELQSLALDINIFGDDVDEDGAPKPIVIKEDDRPKDFSSFQLTLASPEKIHSWSYGEVKKPETINYRTLKPERDGLFCMKIFGPTKDYECLCGKYKKPRFKDIGTCEKCGVAITHSKVRRFRMGHIELATPVAHIWYVNSLPSRIGTLLGVKMKDLERVLYYEAYIVKEPGEAAYDNEGTKLVMKYDILNEEQYQNISRRYEDRGFVAQMGGEAIKDLLEEIDLITLLQSLKEEVKDTNSDAKKKKLIKRLKVVESFLNSGNRPEWMILTVLPVLPPDLRPLVALDGGKFAVSDVNELYRRVINRNQRLKRLMELGAPEIIVRNEKRMLQEAVDVLFDNGRSTNAVKGANKRPLKSLSEIIKGKQGRFRQNLLGKRVDFSGRSVIVVGPNLKMDECGLPKNMALELFKPHLLSKLEERGYATTLKQAKRMIEQKSNEVWECLQEITEGYPVLLNRAPTLHKQSIQAFHPKLIDGKAIQLHPLVCSAFNADFDGDQMAVHVPLSQEAIAECKVLMLSSMNILLPASGKAVAIPSQDMVLGLYYLSLEKSGVKGEHKLFSSVNEIITAIDTKELDIHAKIRVLDQGNIIATSAGRMIIKSILPDFIPTDLWNRPMKKKDIGVLVDYVHKVGGIGITATFLDNLKTLGFRYATKAGISISMEDIITPKDKQKMVEKAKVEVKKIQQQYDQGLLTDQERYNKIIDTWTEVNDRMSKEMMTAIAKDKEGFNSIYMMADSGARGSAAQIRQLSAMRGLMTKPDGSIIETPIISNFKEGLNVLEYFNSTHGARKGLADTALKTANAGYLTRKLIDVSQNVKVVSDDCGTHEGIEITDIAVGSELIEPLEERIFGRVLLEDVIDPITNEILLYADTLIDEEGAKKVVEAGIKSITIRTPVTCKAPKGVCAKCYGLNLGEGKMSYPGEAVGVVAAQSIGEPGTQLTLRTFHVGGTASRSQDEREIVASKEGFVRFYNLRTYTNKEGKNIIANRRNASILVVEPKIKAPFDGELRIETVYEEVVVSVKNGEQEAKFVLRRSDIVKPSELAGVGGKIEGKVYLPYASGHKVHKGGSIADIIQEGWNVPNRIPYASELLVKDNDPIAQDVYAKEKGAIKYYVLEANHLERTHGIKKGDIVSEKGLFAVIADDNGREAARHYIARGSEILIDDNSEVSANSVISKPTTNTFKTIATWDPYNTPIIADFKGKVNFVDVIAGVTVAEKEDENTGITSLVVNDYIPSGYKPSLFLEGANGEEMRYFLEPKTSIAISDGSSVEQAEVLAKIPKATVKSRDITGGLPRVSELFEARKPKPKDVAILSEVDGIVSFGKPIRNKEHIIVTSKDGRSMDYFVDKGKQILVHADEFVHAGEAMTDGVISSHDILRISGEKELYKYIVSEVQQVYRRQGVSIADKHIEIIVSQMLRQVRILDSGDSKFIEGDLVSKKLFKEENARVIALKGEPAIAEPVLLGITRAAIGSDSIISAASFQETTKVLTEASIAMKKDFLEDLKENVVLGRMIPVGTGMYKNKKIVLRVLEDDPKF; encoded by the coding sequence ATGTCAAAAAAAATTCCCCTAAAAAACCGCTTGAGAGCTGATTTTACAAAAACCCCGACAGATTTAGAAGTTCCTAATTTATTATTATTGCAACGAGACAGCTATGATTCTTTCTTGTATTCCAAAGATGGCAAAGAGAGCGGGATTGAAAAGGTTTTTAAATCCATTTTCCCTATCCAAGATGAGCATAACCGCATCACTTTAGAATACGCAGGTTGCGAATTTGGCAAGTCTAAATACACTGTTAGAGAAGCGATGGAGAGAGGCATTACCTACTCTATCCCCCTCAAAATTAAAGTGCGCTTAATCTTGTGGGAAAAAGATACCAAAAGTGGCGAAAAGAACGGCATCAAGGATATTAAAGAACAAAGCATTTTCATTCGTGAGATCCCTTTGATGACAGAACGCACTTCATTTATTATCAATGGGGTGGAGCGTGTGGTGGTCAATCAACTCCACAGAAGCCCCGGTGTGATTTTCAAAGAAGAAGAATCCAGCACTTCTTTAAACAAGCTCATTTACACAGGGCAAATCATCCCTGATAGGGGTTCGTGGCTGTATTTTGAATACGATTCTAAAGATGTTTTATACGCTCGTATCAACAAACGCCGTAAAGTGCCTGTTACTATTTTATTCAGGGCGATGGATTATCAAAAACAAGACATCATCAAAATGTTCTACCCGCTTGTGAAAGTGCGTTATGAAAACGATAAATATTTGATCCCGTTTGCTTCACTAGACGCCAATCAAAGAATGGAATTTGACTTGAAAGACCCGCAAGGCAAGATTATCCTTTTAGCGGGCAAAAAGCTCACTTCAAGGAAGATTAAAGAGCTTAAAGAAAACCATTTAGAATGGGTGGAATACCCTATGGATATTTTACTCAATCGTCATTTAGCTGAGCCTGTTATGGTGGGGAAAGAAGTCTTATTGGACATGCTCACTCAGCTAGATAAAAACAGATTAGAAAAAATCCACGATTTAGGCGTGCAAGAATTTGTGATCATCAACGATCTAGCGTTAGGGCATGACGCTTCCATTATCCATTCTTTTTTGGCCGATTATGAGTCTTTGAAATTGCTCAAGCAAACTGAAAAAATTGATGATGAAAACGCTCTAGCGGCGATTCGTATCCATAAGGTTATGAAACCAGGCGATCCTGTTACGACTGAAGTGGCTAAGCAGTTTGTCAAAAAACTTTTCTTTGATCCAGAACGCTATGATTTGACCATGGTGGGCCGCATGAAAATGAATCACAAGTTAGGCTTGCATGTGCCTGATTACATCACGACTTTAACGCATGAAGATATTATCACCACCGTTAAATACCTCATGAAAATCAAAAACAATCAGGGCAAGATTGATGACAGGGACCACTTAGGCAATCGTAGGATCAGAGCGGTAGGGGAATTGTTGGCCAATGAATTGCATTCAGGCTTAGTGAAAATGCAAAAGACCATTAAAGACAAGCTCACTACCATGAGCGGGGCTTTTGATTCGCTCATGCCCCATGATTTAGTCAATTCTAAAATGATCACTAGCACGATCATGGAATTTTTCATGGGCGGTCAGCTCTCGCAATTCATGGATCAAACTAACCCTTTGAGTGAGGTTACGCACAAACGACGTCTTTCAGCGCTCGGTGAAGGGGGATTGGTGAAAGACAGGGTGGGGTTTGAAGCCAGGGATGTGCACCCCACGCATTATGGCCGAATTTGTCCCATTGAGACCCCAGAAGGTCAAAATATCGGTCTGATCAACACCCTTTCCACTTTCACAAGAGTGAATGATTTAGGCTTTATTGAAGCCCCTTATAAAAAGGTTGTGGATGGCAAGGTCGTGGGTGAGACGATTTATTTGACCGCTATTCAAGAAGACAGCCACATCATCGCTCCCGCAAGCACCCCTATTGATGAAGGGGGTAATATTTTGGGCGATTTGATTGAAACGCGTGTGGAAGGCGAAATCGTTTTAAACGAAAAAAGCAAAGTTACCTTAATGGATTTAAGCTCTAGCATGCTAGTAGGGGTCGCCGCATCGCTCATTCCTTTCTTAGAGCATGATGACGCCAACCGCGCTTTAATGGGGACTAACATGCAGCGCCAAGCGGTGCCCTTATTAAGAAGCGACGCCCCCATTGTAGGCACAGGGATTGAAAAAATTATCGCTAGGGATTCTTGGGGAGCGATCAAGGCTAATCGCGCAGGCGTTGTAGAAAAAATTGATTCTAAAAATATTTATATTTTAGGCGAAGGCAAAGAAGAAGCCTATATTGATGCGTATTCTTTGCAAAAAAACTTACGCACCAACCAAAACACCAGTTTCAATCAAGTCCCTATCGTTAAGGTGGGCGATAAAGTAGAAGCCGGGCAAATCATCGCTGATGGCCCTAGCATGGATAGGGGCGAGTTAGCGTTGGGGAAAAATGTGCGCGTGGCGTTCATGCCTTGGAATGGCTATAACTTTGAAGACGCCATCGTGGTGAGTGAGCGCATCACTAAAGACGATGTTTTCACTTCCACCCACATTTATGAAAAAGAAGTGGACGCTAGGGAGCTTAAGCATGGCGTGGAAGAATTTACCGCTGATATTCCTGATGTGAAAGAAGAAGCGCTCGCTCATCTTGATGAAAGCGGGATCGTTAAAGTCGGCACTTATGTGAGTGCTGGCATGATTTTAGTGGGCAAGACTTCTCCTAAAGGCGAGATTAAAAGCACGCCTGAAGAGCGGCTTTTAAGGGCTATTTTTGGGGATAAAGCCGGGCATGTGGTCAATAAGAGTTTGTATTGCCCCCCCAGTTTGGAAGGCACGGTGATTGATGTGAAAGTCTTCACTAAAAAAGGTTATGAGAAAGACGCGCGAGTTTTGAGCGCGTATGAAGAAGAAAAAGCCAAGCTTGATATGGAGCATTTTGACCGCTTGACCATGCTCAATAGAGAAGAATTGTTGCGCGTTAGTTCGCTCCTTTCTCAAGCGATTTTAGAAGAGCCTTTCAGCCACAATGGTAAGGATTATAAAGAAGGCGATCAAATCCCTAAAGAAGAAATCGCTTCAATCAACCGCTTCACTTTGGCTAGTTTAGTCAAAAAGTATTCTAAAGAAGTGCAAAACCACTATGAAATCACTAAAAACAATTTCTTAGAGCAAAAGAAAGTTTTGGGTGAAGAGCATGAAGAAAAGCTTTCTATTTTAGAAAAAGATGATATTTTGCCTAATGGCGTGATCAAAAAAGTCAAGCTCTATATCGCTACAAAACGAAAGCTTAAAGTGGGCGATAAAATGGCAGGAAGGCATGGGAATAAAGGGATTGTGTCTAATATCGTGCCGGTTGCGGATATGCCTTATACCGCTGATGGCGAGCCTGTGGATATTGTCTTAAACCCTTTGGGTGTGCCAAGCCGCATGAATATTGGGCAGATTTTAGAAATGCATTTAGGCTTAGTGGGGAAAGAGTTTGGGAAACAAATCGCTCGCATGCTAGAGGATAAAACCAAAGATTTTGCCAAAGAATTGCGCGCTAAAATGCTAGAAATCGCTAACGCTATTAATGAAAAAGACCCTTTGACAATCCATGCGCTTGAGAGTTGTTCTGATGAAGAACTTTTGGAATACGCTAAAGATTGGAGCAAGGGCGTTAAGATGGCTATCCCTGTGTTTGAAGGCATCTCGCAAGAAAAATTTTATAAGCTATTTGAATTAGCTAAGATTGCTATGGATGGCAAAATGGATCTGTATGATGGGCGCACAGGCGAGAAAATGAGGGAGCGCGTGAATGTGGGCTATATGTATATGATCAAACTCCACCACTTAGTGGATGAAAAAGTCCATGCCAGAAGCACAGGCCCTTATAGCTTAGTAACGCACCAGCCTGTTGGGGGCAAAGCGCTCTTTGGGGGTCAAAGGTTTGGGGAAATGGAAGTGTGGGCGCTAGAAGCTTATGGTGCAGCGCACACTCTAAAAGAAATGCTTACCATTAAATCCGATGATATTAGAGGCAGAGAGAACGCTTATAGGGCTATCGCTAAAGGTGAGCAAGTGGGCGAGAGTGAAATCCCTGAGACTTTCTATGTTTTGACTAAAGAATTGCAATCGCTCGCTTTGGATATTAATATTTTTGGGGACGATGTGGATGAAGACGGAGCGCCTAAACCCATTGTCATTAAAGAAGATGACAGGCCTAAAGACTTTAGCTCTTTCCAGCTCACTCTAGCCAGCCCTGAAAAAATCCATTCTTGGAGTTATGGGGAAGTTAAAAAGCCAGAAACGATCAATTATCGCACCCTAAAACCTGAACGAGACGGCTTGTTTTGCATGAAAATCTTTGGCCCCACTAAAGATTATGAATGCTTGTGCGGTAAATACAAAAAGCCTCGCTTCAAAGACATTGGCACATGCGAAAAATGCGGCGTGGCGATCACGCACTCCAAAGTCAGGCGTTTTAGAATGGGGCATATTGAATTGGCCACTCCTGTAGCGCATATCTGGTATGTCAATTCCTTGCCTAGCCGTATCGGCACGCTTTTAGGCGTTAAGATGAAAGACTTAGAGCGCGTGCTGTATTATGAAGCTTATATCGTTAAAGAGCCAGGCGAAGCCGCTTATGACAATGAAGGCACTAAGCTTGTGATGAAATACGATATTTTGAATGAAGAGCAGTATCAAAATATCTCACGAAGATACGAAGATAGGGGATTTGTAGCGCAAATGGGTGGCGAAGCGATCAAGGATTTGTTAGAAGAAATTGATTTGATCACCTTATTGCAGAGTTTGAAAGAAGAAGTGAAAGACACTAATTCTGATGCGAAAAAGAAAAAACTCATTAAGCGTTTGAAAGTGGTAGAAAGCTTTTTAAATTCTGGTAACAGGCCTGAATGGATGATACTCACGGTTTTACCGGTATTGCCACCGGATTTAAGGCCTTTAGTTGCGCTAGATGGCGGGAAGTTTGCGGTCAGCGATGTGAATGAATTGTATCGTCGTGTCATCAATCGTAACCAACGCTTGAAACGCTTAATGGAGCTTGGGGCGCCAGAAATCATTGTGCGCAATGAAAAAAGGATGTTGCAAGAAGCCGTGGATGTGCTTTTTGATAACGGCCGCAGCACCAATGCGGTTAAAGGGGCTAACAAACGCCCTTTAAAATCGCTCAGCGAGATCATTAAAGGCAAGCAAGGGCGTTTCAGGCAAAACCTTTTAGGTAAGCGCGTGGATTTTTCAGGCAGAAGCGTGATTGTGGTTGGGCCTAATCTCAAAATGGATGAATGCGGGTTGCCCAAAAACATGGCGTTAGAACTCTTCAAACCGCATTTGTTATCCAAGCTTGAAGAGAGAGGCTATGCCACCACGCTCAAACAAGCTAAACGCATGATTGAACAAAAAAGCAATGAAGTGTGGGAGTGCTTGCAAGAAATCACAGAGGGGTATCCGGTGCTACTCAACCGCGCTCCTACCTTGCACAAGCAATCCATTCAAGCGTTCCATCCAAAGCTTATTGACGGCAAAGCGATCCAATTGCACCCGTTAGTGTGTTCAGCGTTTAACGCCGATTTTGACGGGGATCAAATGGCAGTGCATGTGCCTTTAAGCCAGGAAGCGATCGCTGAATGCAAGGTGCTGATGTTAAGCTCTATGAATATCCTTCTGCCCGCTAGCGGTAAAGCCGTAGCCATTCCTAGCCAGGATATGGTTTTAGGGCTTTATTATCTTTCTTTAGAAAAGAGTGGGGTCAAGGGCGAACATAAGCTTTTTTCTAGCGTGAATGAAATCATCACCGCTATTGATACGAAAGAATTAGACATCCACGCAAAGATTAGGGTTTTAGATCAAGGGAATATTATCGCTACGAGCGCGGGGCGCATGATCATTAAATCTATTTTGCCTGATTTTATCCCTACGGATTTGTGGAACAGACCCATGAAGAAAAAAGATATTGGCGTGCTTGTGGATTATGTGCATAAAGTCGGCGGTATCGGTATTACTGCAACCTTTTTGGATAATTTAAAAACGCTTGGCTTTAGGTATGCGACTAAGGCTGGTATTTCTATCTCTATGGAAGATATTATCACGCCAAAAGACAAGCAAAAAATGGTGGAAAAAGCCAAAGTAGAGGTTAAAAAAATCCAGCAACAATACGATCAAGGGCTACTCACTGACCAAGAGCGTTACAATAAGATCATTGACACTTGGACTGAAGTCAATGACAGAATGAGTAAAGAAATGATGACCGCTATTGCAAAAGATAAAGAGGGCTTTAACTCTATTTATATGATGGCAGATAGCGGCGCAAGGGGGAGCGCGGCACAAATCCGTCAGCTTTCAGCGATGAGGGGTCTTATGACAAAGCCGGACGGCAGTATCATTGAAACGCCCATTATTTCTAACTTTAAAGAGGGGTTGAATGTCTTAGAATACTTTAACTCCACGCATGGCGCTAGAAAGGGCTTAGCGGATACAGCACTAAAAACAGCCAATGCGGGGTATTTGACAAGAAAACTCATTGATGTTTCGCAAAATGTCAAGGTGGTGTCTGATGATTGCGGCACGCATGAAGGGATTGAAATCACGGATATTGCAGTGGGGAGTGAGTTGATCGAGCCTTTAGAAGAGCGTATTTTTGGGCGCGTTTTATTAGAAGATGTGATCGATCCTATTACGAATGAAATCTTGCTTTATGCGGACACTTTGATTGATGAAGAGGGCGCTAAAAAGGTGGTTGAAGCCGGGATTAAATCCATTACAATCCGCACCCCAGTAACTTGTAAAGCGCCAAAGGGCGTGTGCGCGAAATGCTATGGCTTGAATTTAGGCGAAGGCAAGATGAGCTATCCGGGTGAAGCGGTGGGCGTGGTAGCTGCACAATCTATTGGGGAGCCTGGAACGCAACTCACTTTAAGGACTTTCCATGTGGGCGGGACAGCGAGCAGGAGCCAGGATGAGCGTGAAATTGTAGCGAGCAAAGAAGGTTTTGTGCGTTTTTATAACCTTAGGACTTACACGAACAAAGAGGGTAAAAACATTATCGCTAACCGCCGTAACGCTTCTATTTTAGTGGTAGAGCCTAAGATTAAAGCGCCTTTTGATGGGGAATTACGCATTGAAACGGTTTATGAAGAAGTCGTTGTGAGCGTGAAAAATGGCGAGCAAGAAGCTAAATTCGTTTTAAGAAGAAGCGATATCGTCAAACCGAGCGAATTAGCCGGCGTTGGCGGTAAGATTGAGGGGAAAGTGTATTTGCCTTATGCTAGTGGGCATAAAGTGCATAAGGGAGGGAGTATCGCTGATATTATCCAAGAGGGCTGGAATGTGCCTAATCGCATCCCTTATGCGAGCGAATTGCTAGTCAAGGATAATGACCCTATTGCGCAAGATGTGTATGCCAAAGAAAAAGGTGCAATCAAATACTATGTTTTAGAGGCTAACCATTTAGAGCGTACCCATGGGATCAAAAAGGGCGATATTGTGAGTGAAAAAGGCTTGTTTGCGGTGATAGCTGATGATAATGGTAGGGAAGCCGCTCGCCATTATATCGCTAGGGGTTCTGAGATCTTGATTGATGATAATAGCGAAGTGAGCGCTAATAGCGTGATTTCTAAACCCACGACTAACACTTTCAAAACGATTGCCACATGGGATCCTTACAACACCCCTATCATTGCGGACTTTAAAGGTAAGGTGAATTTTGTGGATGTTATCGCAGGGGTTACGGTCGCTGAAAAAGAAGACGAAAATACCGGTATCACAAGCTTAGTGGTGAATGATTACATTCCAAGCGGATACAAACCAAGCTTGTTTTTAGAGGGGGCTAATGGCGAAGAGATGCGTTATTTCCTAGAGCCAAAAACTTCTATCGCTATTAGTGATGGCTCTAGCGTGGAGCAAGCTGAAGTGTTAGCGAAAATCCCTAAAGCGACCGTTAAATCCAGGGATATTACTGGGGGTCTCCCAAGGGTTTCGGAATTGTTTGAAGCGAGAAAACCCAAGCCTAAAGATGTGGCGATCCTTTCTGAAGTGGATGGGATAGTGAGTTTTGGCAAACCCATTCGCAATAAAGAACACATCATCGTAACCTCTAAAGATGGCCGTTCCATGGATTATTTTGTGGATAAAGGCAAGCAAATTCTAGTGCATGCTGATGAATTTGTGCATGCAGGAGAGGCGATGACGGACGGAGTAATTTCAAGCCATGATATTTTAAGGATCAGTGGCGAAAAAGAGCTTTATAAATACATTGTGAGCGAAGTCCAGCAAGTGTATCGCAGGCAGGGGGTAAGCATTGCGGACAAACACATTGAAATCATTGTGTCTCAAATGTTAAGGCAAGTGCGTATTTTAGACAGCGGGGATAGCAAGTTTATTGAAGGGGATTTAGTCAGTAAAAAACTCTTCAAAGAAGAAAACGCTCGTGTGATCGCTTTAAAAGGCGAGCCAGCGATCGCTGAACCGGTGCTTTTAGGGATCACTAGAGCGGCTATTGGGAGCGATAGCATCATTTCAGCGGCCTCTTTCCAAGAAACGACTAAAGTTTTAACAGAAGCCAGTATCGCCATGAAAAAAGACTTTTTAGAGGATTTGAAAGAAAATGTGGTGTTGGGGAGGATGATCCCTGTGGGAACAGGCATGTATAAGAATAAAAAAATCGTGCTGAGAGTGCTTGAAGATGACCCTAAATTTTGA
- the rplK gene encoding 50S ribosomal protein L11, translated as MAKKVVGEIKLQIPAGKANPSPPVGPALGQRGVNIMEFCKAFNERTKDMGSFNIPVIITVYQDKSFTFITKKPPVTDLIKKASGVEKGSDNPLKNKIAKLTHKQVEEIAQLKMEDLNTSTMEAAKKIVMGSARSMGVEVVD; from the coding sequence ATGGCTAAAAAAGTAGTCGGAGAAATCAAACTTCAAATCCCTGCCGGTAAGGCAAACCCTTCACCTCCAGTAGGGCCAGCGTTGGGTCAAAGAGGGGTTAATATCATGGAATTTTGTAAGGCTTTTAATGAGAGAACTAAAGACATGGGGAGTTTTAATATCCCGGTGATTATCACGGTTTATCAAGACAAAAGTTTTACCTTTATCACTAAAAAGCCTCCGGTAACGGATTTGATCAAAAAAGCTTCTGGGGTTGAAAAAGGTTCTGACAATCCGCTCAAAAATAAAATTGCAAAGCTCACCCACAAGCAAGTGGAAGAGATTGCACAATTGAAAATGGAAGATTTAAACACAAGCACCATGGAAGCGGCCAAAAAAATCGTTATGGGCAGCGCTAGGAGCATGGGCGTAGAAGTTGTGGATTGA
- the rplJ gene encoding 50S ribosomal protein L10, with translation MQKQHQRQHKVELVANLKSQFVDAKALLICDYKGLSVKKLEALRNKARNQGIKVQVIKNTLAHIAMKEAGYSDLDLKETNVFLWGGDQIALSKLVFDFQKEHKDHFVLKAGLFDKESVSVAHVEAVSKLPSKEELMGMLLSVWTAPARYFVTGLDNLRKAKEEN, from the coding sequence ATGCAAAAACAACATCAAAGGCAGCATAAAGTAGAGCTAGTCGCTAACTTAAAGTCGCAATTTGTAGATGCCAAAGCCCTTTTAATTTGCGATTATAAGGGTCTTAGCGTGAAAAAGTTGGAAGCTTTAAGGAATAAGGCTCGCAATCAAGGCATTAAAGTGCAAGTGATTAAGAACACTCTCGCTCATATTGCCATGAAAGAGGCCGGCTATTCTGATTTGGATTTGAAAGAAACCAATGTGTTTTTGTGGGGCGGTGATCAAATCGCTCTCTCTAAACTCGTGTTTGATTTCCAAAAAGAGCATAAAGATCACTTTGTGTTGAAAGCGGGCTTGTTTGATAAAGAAAGCGTTAGCGTAGCTCATGTGGAAGCGGTTTCAAAACTCCCAAGCAAAGAAGAGCTTATGGGAATGTTGCTTTCTGTTTGGACGGCTCCGGCGCGTTATTTTGTGACCGGTTTAGACAATTTGCGTAAAGCGAAAGAAGAAAACTAA
- the rplL gene encoding 50S ribosomal protein L7/L12, whose product MAISKEEVLEYIGSLSVLELAELVKMFEEKFGVSATPTVVAGAAVAGGAAAESEEKTEFNVILADSGAEKIKVIKVVREITGLGLKEAKDATEKTPHVLKEGVNKEEAETIKKKLEEVGAKVEVK is encoded by the coding sequence ATGGCAATTTCAAAAGAAGAAGTGTTAGAGTATATTGGTTCATTGAGCGTTTTAGAGCTTGCTGAATTGGTTAAAATGTTTGAGGAAAAATTTGGCGTGAGTGCGACTCCAACGGTCGTAGCGGGTGCGGCTGTAGCTGGCGGTGCAGCGGCTGAGAGCGAAGAAAAAACCGAATTTAATGTGATTTTGGCTGATAGCGGTGCTGAAAAAATCAAGGTGATTAAAGTGGTTCGTGAAATCACTGGACTTGGCCTGAAAGAAGCTAAAGACGCTACCGAAAAAACCCCTCATGTGCTTAAAGAGGGCGTGAATAAAGAAGAAGCTGAAACCATCAAGAAGAAACTTGAAGAAGTAGGCGCTAAGGTTGAAGTCAAGTAA
- the rplA gene encoding 50S ribosomal protein L1, giving the protein MAKKVFKRLEKLFSKIQNDKAYGVEQGVEVVKSLASAKFDETVEVALRLGVDPRHADQMVRGAVVLPHGTGKKVRVAVFAKDIKQDEAKNAGADVVGGDDLAEEIKNGRIDFDMVIATPDMMAVVGKVGRILGPKGLMPNPKTGTVTMDIAKAVSNAKSGQVNFRVDKKGNVHAPIGKASFPEEKIKENMLELVKTINRLKPSSAKGKYIRNAALSLTMSPSVSLDVQELMDIK; this is encoded by the coding sequence GTGGCAAAAAAAGTATTTAAAAGATTGGAAAAACTTTTTTCTAAAATTCAAAACGATAAAGCGTATGGCGTAGAGCAAGGCGTAGAGGTGGTTAAATCTCTCGCTTCAGCCAAATTTGATGAAACCGTGGAAGTAGCGTTAAGGCTAGGGGTTGATCCAAGGCATGCGGATCAAATGGTGCGCGGTGCGGTGGTGCTTCCTCATGGAACAGGGAAAAAAGTAAGAGTGGCTGTTTTTGCAAAAGACATCAAGCAAGATGAAGCCAAGAACGCTGGGGCTGATGTCGTTGGCGGAGACGATTTGGCTGAAGAAATCAAAAACGGCCGTATTGATTTTGACATGGTGATCGCAACGCCTGATATGATGGCAGTTGTCGGTAAAGTGGGTAGGATTTTAGGCCCTAAAGGTTTGATGCCAAACCCCAAAACCGGAACCGTTACGATGGATATTGCTAAAGCGGTTAGTAACGCTAAAAGCGGTCAAGTGAATTTCAGGGTGGATAAAAAGGGCAATGTTCATGCCCCTATTGGTAAGGCGAGTTTTCCTGAGGAAAAAATCAAAGAAAACATGCTTGAGTTGGTTAAAACGATCAACCGCCTAAAACCCAGTAGTGCGAAAGGCAAGTATATTAGAAACGCCGCTCTCTCGCTCACCATGTCGCCTTCAGTGAGTTTGGACGTGCAGGAATTGATGGATATTAAATAG